In Leptospiraceae bacterium, the following are encoded in one genomic region:
- a CDS encoding type II toxin-antitoxin system RelE/ParE family toxin, with product MAGRYRLEPEAKQDLKEAILWYEKQQEGIGEKLFQNVFAKIEKISERPESYSIFHGHYRKASVKKFPYFIFYSIQEKFV from the coding sequence TTGGCAGGAAGATACAGATTAGAGCCTGAAGCCAAGCAAGATTTAAAAGAAGCAATTCTATGGTACGAGAAGCAACAAGAAGGAATTGGTGAAAAGCTTTTTCAAAATGTGTTTGCAAAGATTGAAAAAATTTCAGAAAGACCAGAATCCTATTCTATATTTCATGGGCATTACAGAAAAGCCTCAGTCAAAAAATTTCCTTATTTCATTTTCTATTCCATACAAGAAAAATTTGTTTAG
- a CDS encoding general secretion pathway protein GspK translates to MILFLVAIIGGSSFVIANQYAGDRMIDFKIAKANADGFKAFLLARAGLQGGIGALKKCRKKYYTSQELHLIHHLSQWQAGIIYYRISSEDGKFNINELIRNHDKLPNLKVQEMVTRLFEQLGINRDKVFPIIDWIDDNSEEIGGGAEVYYYSNLKPPRKIKNAPMYSLSELTAIKGWDRKLVYESLKNPDKDKNVSKDFLSEEEKLLVTDSDYVLSNNITAYLPFRDTGDDRININAAPYHVLMSISEFMTRQAVMRILKYKLEKGGYIKEINDLKNFAEFQIKTTSMGAPPTNSPSSGPANPSQPPPPSSSSSGQAQALTLFDEIAGTGSAVSTGRVKTKGEVYKVVGVGTVVRQLEELAVYLI, encoded by the coding sequence ATGATCCTCTTTCTTGTGGCTATTATTGGAGGGTCGTCGTTTGTGATTGCTAACCAGTATGCGGGCGATCGGATGATTGACTTTAAAATTGCGAAGGCGAATGCGGATGGGTTCAAAGCATTTTTACTCGCGAGGGCGGGGTTACAAGGTGGAATAGGTGCGCTCAAAAAGTGCCGGAAGAAATATTATACCAGTCAGGAATTGCATTTAATCCACCACCTATCCCAATGGCAGGCGGGCATTATTTATTATCGTATCTCATCGGAAGATGGAAAATTTAATATTAATGAACTAATTAGAAATCACGATAAACTCCCGAATCTAAAGGTGCAAGAGATGGTAACTCGTCTTTTTGAGCAATTAGGGATTAATAGGGATAAAGTGTTTCCGATCATAGATTGGATTGATGATAATTCGGAGGAAATCGGGGGTGGGGCAGAAGTATATTACTATTCCAATCTAAAACCACCCAGAAAAATAAAAAATGCTCCTATGTATTCTCTTTCTGAATTGACTGCAATAAAAGGTTGGGATAGAAAGTTAGTTTATGAATCTCTAAAGAATCCAGACAAGGATAAAAATGTTTCGAAAGATTTCTTGTCCGAAGAAGAAAAATTACTTGTTACAGATAGTGATTATGTATTATCAAATAACATTACGGCTTATTTACCCTTTAGAGATACAGGGGATGATCGGATCAACATCAATGCAGCTCCTTACCATGTGCTCATGTCGATTTCGGAGTTTATGACTAGACAAGCTGTTATGAGGATTTTGAAATATAAATTAGAAAAAGGCGGGTATATAAAAGAAATCAATGATCTAAAAAATTTTGCAGAATTTCAAATCAAAACTACTAGTATGGGAGCACCTCCCACTAATTCTCCAAGTTCTGGACCGGCTAATCCAAGTCAGCCTCCACCTCCGAGTTCTAGTTCTAGCGGGCAAGCCCAAGCGCTTACTTTGTTCGATGAAATTGCAGGAACAGGTTCCGCAGTTTCTACTGGAAGGGTTAAAACGAAAGGTGAGGTCTATAAAGTAGTTGGAGTTGGAACTGTGGTGCGGCAACTAGAAGAGTTAGCTGTATATTTGATTTAA